From a region of the Arachis ipaensis cultivar K30076 chromosome B09, Araip1.1, whole genome shotgun sequence genome:
- the LOC107617366 gene encoding serine/threonine protein phosphatase 2A regulatory subunit B''beta isoform X2 — protein sequence MDVKETGELVSLDPEMLQLQEVSSFALKSNPGVAEELFSQWLSLPDTCRLVKSLIDDAKAGALSCALESSPTTNALAGNSVPSLFPAGTTPPLSPRSSAGSPRTMKQRNSPSSLSSPLKVVSEPVREIIPQFYFKNGRPPPDDMKEHFLFQIDNRFVGHVDGLQLHEFKSITKEICKLPSFFSAALFRKIDVNYAGAVTREQFIDYWVRGNMLAMDLATQIYTILKQPYRTYLVQDDFKPVLRELLSTHPGLEFLQSTPEFQERYAETVIHRIFYYMNRSGNGRLTLRELKRGNLIDAMLHVDEEEDINKVLRYFSYEHFYVIYCKFWELDTDHDFFIDRENLIKYGNHSLTYRIVDRIFSQVPRKFTSKVEGKMNYEDFVYFILAEEDKSSEPSLEYWFRCIDLDGNGVLTPNEMLFFYEEQLHRMECMAQEPVLFEDILCQIVDMIGPENEGFITLRDVKGSKLSGNVFNILFNLNKFIAFETRDPFLIRQEREDPSMTEWDRFAHREYIRLSMEEDGEDMSNASGDVWEESLEAPF from the exons ATGGATGTGAAGGAAACTGGGGAGTTGGTGTCTTTGGACCCAGAGATGTTGCAGCTTCAGGAGGTTTCTTCTTTTGCACTGAAATCGAATCCTGGTGTTGCTGAGGAGCTATTCTCACAGTGGCTTTCGCTTCCTGATACTTGCCGCCTG GTCAAGTCATTGATAGATGATGCAAAGGCAGGAGCTTTGTCATGTGCACTTGAGAGCTCACCAACCACAAATGCTCTGGCAGGCAATTCAGTACCTTCGTTGTTTCCAGCTGGTACAACACCGCCGCTTTCACCACGAAGTTCAGCTGGTTCCCCACGTACTATGAAACAGAGAAATAGTCCTTCTTCATTAAGTTCTCCACTCAAAGTAGTCAGCGAGCCAGTACGGGAGATCATTCCGCAG TTCTACTTCAAAAATGGTCGTCCTCCTCCGGATGACATGAAAGAGCATTTCCTATTTCAAATTGACAATCGATTTGTTGGTCATGTGGATGGTCTGCAGTTACATG AATTTAAGTCTATTACGAAAGAGATTTGCAAACTTCCGTCATTCTTCTCTGCTGCTCTCTTCAGAAAGATTGATGTCAATTATGCTGGAGCAGTAACAAG AGAACAATTTATTGACTATTGGGTTCGAGGCAATATGTTGGCTATGGATTTAGCTACACAAATATATACCATACTGAAGCAACCTTACCGGACATACCTAGTGCAG GATGATTTCAAACCTGTCTTGAGGGAGTTATTGTCCACTCATCCTGGGTTGGAGTTTTTGCAAAGCACACCCGAATTTCAGGAAAGATATG CTGAGACTGTGATACATAGAATATTTTACTACATGAATAGATCGGGCAATGGCCGACTTACACTAAGGGAGTTGAAACGTGGGAACCTCATTGATGCCATGCTGCATGTTGATGAGGAAGAGGATATAAACAAAGTTCTGAG GTACTTCTCATATGAGCATTTTTATGTCATTTACTGCAAATTTTGGGAGCTCGACACAGATCATGACTTTTTCATTGATAGAGAGAACCTTATTAAATATGGGAACCATTCTCTTACATATCGGATTGTTGATAGAATATTTTCTCAG GTTCCACGGAAATTTACCAGCAAAGTTGAAGGGAAGATGAACTATGAAGACTTTGTCTATTTCATACTTGCAGAGGAAGATAAGTCGTCTGAACCTAGTCTAGAATACTG GTTCAGATGCATTGATTTGGATGGGAATGGAGTGCTGACACCAAATGAAATGCTGTTCTTTTATGAGGAGCAGTTGCATCGGATGGAGTGCATGGCCCAAGAGCCAGTGCTTTTTGAAGATATATTATGTCAGATTGTTGATATGATTGGACCAGAG AACGAGGGATTTATTACATTGCGAGATGTTAAAGGCAGCAAACTTTCTGGCAACGTTTTCAATATTCTTTTCAATCTGAACAAATTCATTGCTTTTGAGACCCGTGATCCGTTTCTTATACGTCAG GAGCGTGAGGATCCAAGTATGACAGAGTGGGATCGTTTTGCGCATAGAGAATATATTAGGCTTTCTATGGAAGAAGATGGCGAAGATATGTCGAATGCCAGTGGAGATGTGTGGGAAGAATCTCTAGAGGCTCCATTCTGA
- the LOC107617366 gene encoding serine/threonine protein phosphatase 2A regulatory subunit B''beta isoform X1: MDVKETGELVSLDPEMLQLQEVSSFALKSNPGVAEELFSQWLSLPDTCRLVKSLIDDAKAGALSCALESSPTTNALAGNSVPSLFPAGTTPPLSPRSSAGSPRTMKQRNSPSSLSSPLKVVSEPVREIIPQFYFKNGRPPPDDMKEHFLFQIDNRFVGHVDGLQLHEFKSITKEICKLPSFFSAALFRKIDVNYAGAVTREQFIDYWVRGNMLAMDLATQIYTILKQPYRTYLVQDDFKPVLRELLSTHPGLEFLQSTPEFQERYAETVIHRIFYYMNRSGNGRLTLRELKRGNLIDAMLHVDEEEDINKVLRYFSYEHFYVIYCKFWELDTDHDFFIDRENLIKYGNHSLTYRIVDRIFSQVPRKFTSKVEGKMNYEDFVYFILAEEDKSSEPSLEYWFRCIDLDGNGVLTPNEMLFFYEEQLHRMECMAQEPVLFEDILCQIVDMIGPEQNEGFITLRDVKGSKLSGNVFNILFNLNKFIAFETRDPFLIRQEREDPSMTEWDRFAHREYIRLSMEEDGEDMSNASGDVWEESLEAPF; this comes from the exons ATGGATGTGAAGGAAACTGGGGAGTTGGTGTCTTTGGACCCAGAGATGTTGCAGCTTCAGGAGGTTTCTTCTTTTGCACTGAAATCGAATCCTGGTGTTGCTGAGGAGCTATTCTCACAGTGGCTTTCGCTTCCTGATACTTGCCGCCTG GTCAAGTCATTGATAGATGATGCAAAGGCAGGAGCTTTGTCATGTGCACTTGAGAGCTCACCAACCACAAATGCTCTGGCAGGCAATTCAGTACCTTCGTTGTTTCCAGCTGGTACAACACCGCCGCTTTCACCACGAAGTTCAGCTGGTTCCCCACGTACTATGAAACAGAGAAATAGTCCTTCTTCATTAAGTTCTCCACTCAAAGTAGTCAGCGAGCCAGTACGGGAGATCATTCCGCAG TTCTACTTCAAAAATGGTCGTCCTCCTCCGGATGACATGAAAGAGCATTTCCTATTTCAAATTGACAATCGATTTGTTGGTCATGTGGATGGTCTGCAGTTACATG AATTTAAGTCTATTACGAAAGAGATTTGCAAACTTCCGTCATTCTTCTCTGCTGCTCTCTTCAGAAAGATTGATGTCAATTATGCTGGAGCAGTAACAAG AGAACAATTTATTGACTATTGGGTTCGAGGCAATATGTTGGCTATGGATTTAGCTACACAAATATATACCATACTGAAGCAACCTTACCGGACATACCTAGTGCAG GATGATTTCAAACCTGTCTTGAGGGAGTTATTGTCCACTCATCCTGGGTTGGAGTTTTTGCAAAGCACACCCGAATTTCAGGAAAGATATG CTGAGACTGTGATACATAGAATATTTTACTACATGAATAGATCGGGCAATGGCCGACTTACACTAAGGGAGTTGAAACGTGGGAACCTCATTGATGCCATGCTGCATGTTGATGAGGAAGAGGATATAAACAAAGTTCTGAG GTACTTCTCATATGAGCATTTTTATGTCATTTACTGCAAATTTTGGGAGCTCGACACAGATCATGACTTTTTCATTGATAGAGAGAACCTTATTAAATATGGGAACCATTCTCTTACATATCGGATTGTTGATAGAATATTTTCTCAG GTTCCACGGAAATTTACCAGCAAAGTTGAAGGGAAGATGAACTATGAAGACTTTGTCTATTTCATACTTGCAGAGGAAGATAAGTCGTCTGAACCTAGTCTAGAATACTG GTTCAGATGCATTGATTTGGATGGGAATGGAGTGCTGACACCAAATGAAATGCTGTTCTTTTATGAGGAGCAGTTGCATCGGATGGAGTGCATGGCCCAAGAGCCAGTGCTTTTTGAAGATATATTATGTCAGATTGTTGATATGATTGGACCAGAG CAGAACGAGGGATTTATTACATTGCGAGATGTTAAAGGCAGCAAACTTTCTGGCAACGTTTTCAATATTCTTTTCAATCTGAACAAATTCATTGCTTTTGAGACCCGTGATCCGTTTCTTATACGTCAG GAGCGTGAGGATCCAAGTATGACAGAGTGGGATCGTTTTGCGCATAGAGAATATATTAGGCTTTCTATGGAAGAAGATGGCGAAGATATGTCGAATGCCAGTGGAGATGTGTGGGAAGAATCTCTAGAGGCTCCATTCTGA